A genomic region of Bradyrhizobium sp. CCGB12 contains the following coding sequences:
- a CDS encoding WGR domain-containing protein, with amino-acid sequence MSELTVQYLVLERRDPARNMARFYVLTIEPTLFGDTALVREWGRLGGRGRRRLDLFDGQVQAVEALDSWLRRKTRRGYVQRHVPCAEPVCNTPQAG; translated from the coding sequence ATGTCCGAACTCACCGTGCAATATCTCGTGCTCGAGCGGCGCGATCCGGCCCGCAACATGGCGCGGTTTTACGTGCTCACGATCGAGCCGACGCTGTTTGGCGATACGGCGTTGGTCCGTGAATGGGGTCGTCTCGGTGGGCGCGGCCGACGGCGGCTCGATCTGTTCGATGGTCAGGTGCAGGCCGTCGAAGCCCTCGACTCCTGGCTCAGGCGCAAAACCCGTCGTGGTTACGTCCAGCGGCACGTTCCGTGCGCGGAGCCAGTGTGCAACACGCCGCAAGCTGGCTGA
- a CDS encoding TetR family transcriptional regulator produces the protein MTENSQGRRGRPANEALGQTIVDAAREIFVELGFQATTLDKVAQRAKISKLSIYRHFENKEALFSAAMAAGCHQLFAPQALLEGVDGSVEDQLMAVGSLLLRTLLRSDVRSVEAMVMADKTSQNSLSKLHFEAGPVHVIAQIEALLCQLHEKAVLNVPDPLRSARLFAALFKGSDLLMIARFDQAKAEDDNEIESYCRSAVAMFIAAHRGNDHVGG, from the coding sequence GTGACCGAAAACAGCCAGGGCCGGCGCGGCCGGCCCGCAAACGAGGCGCTTGGCCAAACGATCGTCGACGCCGCGCGCGAAATCTTTGTGGAGTTGGGTTTTCAAGCGACGACATTGGACAAGGTCGCCCAGCGGGCGAAGATATCCAAGCTCAGCATCTATCGGCACTTCGAGAACAAGGAGGCGCTGTTCAGCGCGGCCATGGCGGCCGGCTGCCATCAGTTGTTTGCACCACAAGCCCTTCTTGAGGGCGTCGACGGTTCGGTCGAAGACCAGCTCATGGCGGTGGGATCACTACTGCTTCGCACGTTGTTGAGATCAGACGTCCGCAGTGTCGAAGCCATGGTCATGGCCGACAAGACGAGTCAAAACTCGTTAAGCAAGCTCCATTTCGAAGCCGGCCCCGTCCATGTCATCGCCCAAATCGAGGCCCTGTTGTGTCAGTTGCACGAGAAGGCGGTTCTGAACGTGCCCGATCCTCTCCGGTCTGCCCGCTTGTTTGCCGCGCTTTTCAAAGGATCCGATCTCCTGATGATCGCACGCTTCGATCAGGCGAAAGCAGAGGACGACAACGAAATCGAATCCTATTGCCGGTCGGCCGTCGCCATGTTCATCGCCGCGCACCGTGGCAACGACCACGTGGGCGGATAG